In the Egicoccus sp. AB-alg2 genome, GCCGAGCGGTGGCTGGTCGGCCCCAGCACGACACCGGCGGCGCGGCCCCAGGTCAGGCCCCGGACCTGCTCGAGCAACTGCGAGAAGAGGCGGACGAACTCGGTCGCCGGCGTGCGGCGCAGCCGCGCACCCGTCAACCGGACGAGCTGCGGATAGGCGGCGCGGGACCACGCGCGGGCGCGGCGGCGGACCGGCGCCGGCCACAGGTAGGGCAGCGTCGCCTCCAGCGCGGCCGGCACGCCCGCCGGCGCGTGGTCGAAGCTGCCCAGCCCGACGACCACGGCGTCGGCCTTCGCCAGGACGTCGAACTGCAGGTGCTGGTCCTTCAACACCGCGCGGGCCGCATCGCGCACCGTCTGGCCCGGTCTGGCGCACACCGTGACCGCCACCGGGCGACCCAGCGCGTCCTCGAGTTGGCGCGCCAACACGTTCGGGTACAGGTGCGCGGCGGTGGGCAGCTGCGGGCCGGTGTCGTCGATGAACGCGGTCGAGTCCCCGAGCACGGCCACGGACAACGGCCCGGGCCCGGGCGCCGTGCTCACTGCGCGTGCGCGTCGCGGGCGACCGGCTCCTCGGCGATGCCGGGGCCGGTGGGCAGGTCCGGCAGGGGGCGTGCCCGCACCCAGCTCGCCACCGCCGTGGCCCACACCAGGGCGGCGCCGAGGATGTGCGCGGCCACGAGCGCCTCGGGGATGCCGAGCGCGTACTGGGTGTAGCCGATGGCGCCCTGGATCAGCTCGAGCGCCAACAGCAGGCGCAGCGCCCGGCGCAGGCGGGACGGCCCCGACCGCCACGTCACGGCCACCAGGGCGACCGTGAGGCCCAGCAGCAGCCACACCGCGTCGGCGTGCGCGATCGCGACGAACCGGATGTCGACGCCGAGCCGTGCCACCTCGGGGTCGCCGGCGTGCGGCCCCGCCCCGGTCACGATGGTGCCCAGCACCAGCACCGCGCCGGCCACCACCAGCAACGCCGTCGTCGCCCAGCGCACGCCGGCCGTGGCGGGCAGGCGGTCCTCGGGATCACGTGCGGGCGGGCGCACGTACTCGTGCAGCCCGACCGCGACGGCGATCAGCACCATGGACAGCAGGAAGTGGGCCGCGACCGTCCAGGGGGTGAGGCCCAGCAGCACCGTGATGCCGCCCATGACCGCCTGCACGAGCACGCCCAGCGGCAGCGCCCAGCCGAGCAGCCTGATCGGCCGCGGGTGCGGGCGGGTGCGGCGCAGCTGCACGAAGACGGCCACGGCCGCCGTCAGCACCACGAACGTCAGCAACCGGTTGCCGAACTCGATGGCGGTCTGCCAGCCGGCGTGGTCCCCGCCCGGGCGCGGCACCAGGTTCTGGCCGTCGCACGTCGGCCACGTCGGGCACCCCAGGCCCGAGCCGGTCACCCGCACCAACCCGCCCGTGAACACGATCCCGATGTTCGTGACCAGCGCGGCCAGCGTGAAGCGCCGCAGCAGGCGCAGCGAGGCAGGAGCGGGCGGGGAGGGCATGGCTGGAGGGTACCGGCCGCGCCCGACCGATCCGGCCCCGGGTCGCGGTCCCCCCGGGTGCCGGAATACCCTGGTGGCGGCTCTCCCGCGTCTTCGTCGTAGGACCGTCACCGTGTCCACCGCCGCCCCCTCCTCGCGCGACGCCACGAACGCCAGCGCTCCCGAGGTCCGCACGCCCGCCGGCGTGCACCGCCGGCGTGCCGTGGTGCTCCTCGCGCTGGCGCTGTTCCAGTTCTGGCTGTGGGGCACGCGCATCAACAACCTCGTGCGCGACGCGGGGGACTTCTCCACGGCCTTCGTGGCCGTGCACGCCGTGCTGTACGCCGCCGCCATCGGTGCCGGGGTCGTGCTGCTGGTCCTCGGTGTCCGCATGTGGCGCGAGGCGCAGGCGGCCCGGAGGCGTCCGTGAGCTCGGCGCCCGGCCACGGTGGCGCGACGCACTCCACTGAC is a window encoding:
- a CDS encoding GDSL-type esterase/lipase family protein, encoding MSTAPGPGPLSVAVLGDSTAFIDDTGPQLPTAAHLYPNVLARQLEDALGRPVAVTVCARPGQTVRDAARAVLKDQHLQFDVLAKADAVVVGLGSFDHAPAGVPAALEATLPYLWPAPVRRRARAWSRAAYPQLVRLTGARLRRTPATEFVRLFSQLLEQVRGLTWGRAAGVVLGPTSHRSAYYGHRHPRFADAEAQQLALARAHGFAGVAVWEHVVAHLDGLNVDGIHWPPAAHAAVGRAAAEALLPQLLGAAPRIGLPHAAEAAGITLDGTGRTDDAGPVAARPAD
- a CDS encoding heme A synthase, translated to MPSPPAPASLRLLRRFTLAALVTNIGIVFTGGLVRVTGSGLGCPTWPTCDGQNLVPRPGGDHAGWQTAIEFGNRLLTFVVLTAAVAVFVQLRRTRPHPRPIRLLGWALPLGVLVQAVMGGITVLLGLTPWTVAAHFLLSMVLIAVAVGLHEYVRPPARDPEDRLPATAGVRWATTALLVVAGAVLVLGTIVTGAGPHAGDPEVARLGVDIRFVAIAHADAVWLLLGLTVALVAVTWRSGPSRLRRALRLLLALELIQGAIGYTQYALGIPEALVAAHILGAALVWATAVASWVRARPLPDLPTGPGIAEEPVARDAHAQ